In Ficedula albicollis isolate OC2 chromosome 19, FicAlb1.5, whole genome shotgun sequence, one DNA window encodes the following:
- the PRKRIP1 gene encoding PRKR-interacting protein 1, which produces MAQAACHGGTRKCCIAYTLTGKGLEVGFDDPRGVSCVSLSPHGADSAALLALRAPHGGSLTQLAPPQPLVIPRSAAEEQRLRLERLMRNPEKTVPIPEKLNEWAPRPPPEFVRDVMGSSAGAGSGEFHVYRHLRRREYQRQDFMDAMAEKQRLDEEFQKKLERNKMIAEEQTAKRRRKRQKLKEKKLQAKKNKLEQKKQEKEPGQSQEQGSSEDDEEDSKEEEEKEDDAEEPSFVMGRG; this is translated from the exons ATGGCGCAGGCAGCCTGCCACGGGGGCACCAGGAAGTGCTGTATCGCTTACACCCTCACGGGGAAGGGATTAG AAGTTGGGTTCGATGACCCCAGAGGTGTTTCCTGCGTGTCCCTCTCCCCTCACGGAGCCGATTCCGCGGCTCTGCTGGCGCTGAGGGCTCCTCACGGCGGATCCCTCACACAACTCGCACCCCCGCAGCCGCTCGTCATCCCCCGGAGCGCGGCCGAGGAGCAGCGCCTCCGCCTCGAGCGCCTCATGAGGAACCCG GAAAAGACTGTACCAATTCCTGAAAAACTGAATGAATGGGCACCACGACCTCCCCCGGAGTTCGTTAGAGATGTCATGG GttccagtgctggagctggcagtggggaGTTCCACGTGTACCGACATCTCCGTCGGCGAGAGTACCAGAGGCAAGATTTCATGGATGCCATGGCTGAGAAG CAAAGACTAGATGAGGAATTCCAGAAGAAACTGGAGAGGAATAAGATGATTGCAGaagagcaaacagcaaaacGCAGAAGGAAGCG GCAGAagttaaaagagaagaaactgcaagctaagaaaaataaacttgaacaaaagaagcaggaaaaag AACCTGGGCAATCCCAAGAGCAAGGCAGCAGCGAGGATGATGAAGAGGATagcaaggaggaggaagagaaggaagatgaTGCTGAAGAGCCAAGTTTTGTGATGGGAAGAGGATGA